A region of Vitis riparia cultivar Riparia Gloire de Montpellier isolate 1030 chromosome 1, EGFV_Vit.rip_1.0, whole genome shotgun sequence DNA encodes the following proteins:
- the LOC117925992 gene encoding protein C2-DOMAIN ABA-RELATED 7-like — MENLLGLLRLRVRRGINLAVRDARSSDPYVAVTMGEQKLKTRVVKDNCNPEWNEELTLSIADTDVPINLVVYDSDTFTLDDKMGDAEIDIKPYVECLKMGLENLPTGTVISRVQPSRTNCLADESCCVWDNGKIRQDMLLRLRNVECGEVEVQIEWINIPGCRGLF; from the exons ATGGAGAATTTGTTGGGTCTTCTCAGGCTTCGAGTGCGCAGAGGAATTAATCTAGCTGTTCGCGATGCCCGTAGCAGCGATCCTTATGTTGCCGTCACCATGGGTGAACAG AAATTGAAGACCCGCGTGGTTAAAGACAATTGCAATCCTGAGTGGAACGAGGAATTGACTCTCTCTATTGCCGACACCGACGTTCCAATCAATCTA GTAGTGTATGACAGCGACACATTCACCTTAGACGACAAAATGGGGGACGCAGAGATAGACATTAAACCATATGTGGAGTGCCTGAAAATGGGCCTGGAAAACCTTCCCACTGGGACGGTTATCTCCAGAGTTCAGCCGAGCCGGACGAACTGCCTAGCTGATGAGAGCTGCTGTGTTTGGGACAATGGCAAAATCCGGCAAGACATGCTTCTCAGGCTGAGAAATGTAGAATGTGGGGAGGTAGAGGTCCAAATTGAATGGATTAATATTCCAGGCTGCAGGGGACTGTTTTGA
- the LOC117925890 gene encoding uncharacterized protein At4g22758-like: protein MLLYKQKKNQSAGKANRLLISINVLGSAGPIRFVVSEDELVAAVIDTALKSYAREGRLPILGSDLNNFLLYCSNAGSDALSPWETIGSNGARNFMLCKKPQPQNTTEVGVEGRAGMPRKGSGSWKAWINKSLNLKVSSH from the exons ATGTTGCTCTATAAGCAAAAGAAGAATCAAAGCGCTGGAAAGGCCAATCGCCTTTTGATCAGTATCAATGTTCTTGGTAGCGCTGGTCCGATCCGGTTCGTCGTCAGCGAGGACGAGCTCGTCGCCGCCGTCATTGACACCGCCCTCAAATCCTACGCGCGTGAGGGCCGCCTCCCCATTCTGGGCTCCGATCTCAACAACTTCCTCCTCTACTGCTCCAATGCCGGATCAGATG CTCTGAGTCCGTGGGAGACTATCGGCAGTAATGGCGCTCGGAATTTCATGCTGTGCAAAAAGCCACAGCCGCAGAATACCACGGAAGTGGGTGTTGAGGGGAGAGCTGGTATGCCCCGGAAGGGAAGTGGGAGTTGGAAGGCTTGGATCAATAAGTCGCTTAATCTTAAGGTTTCTTCCCATTAA